The Oceanispirochaeta sp. M1 DNA window CAGAGAACTTGTTTCTCTGCCCGCTCAGGGTCTGGCGGAAATCACCCGTGATGACTTTCAGTTATTGGGACTTGTCAACAAAGATTCTGCGGTCCTGGTAGTTGCTGGGGATTCATCATATGAGTCTCTGGATCAGATTATTGAGAATGCCCGGAAGACTCCCGGTAAACTACGTTTTGCCAGTGCTGCTAAACCGCACTTTTATATTCTGGAATTTGAAAATCATGAAAATATCATGTTCAACAAGATTCCTTACAACGGTGCAGCAAAAGCAATACCGGCAGTCAGTGAAGGACATGCCGATTTTACTCTTGCCAACGCGGGAGAACTGAAGGTCTGGCTTAATGAAGGCAAGGTGCGTGCTCTGGCAATAATGGCAGATGAACGTGCTGTATCTCTTCCCGATGTCCCGACATTCAAAGAGCTGGGATATGACATTACATCTTTTACCTGGAGAGGCCTGGCTGTCCCTCTGGATACTGATAAAGAGACACTGAACATCCTTCAGGATGCTGTGCGTGAGGCATGCTCAGATCCATCATTCATACAGACAATGAGTAAAGAGCTGTACAGCCTCGACTATATGAATGCTCATATTTTTTCACAGTTTATTGAAATGGATAACAAAACAATCACAGCCATTCTGGAAAAAATGGCATCAGACGAAAAGTCTGCTGAATAAGTGAATCATAGTCTGCCTTGCGGGCTTAGAAATAATTAGGAGTCATTATGAAAAAGAATCTATTTGTATTGGGTATAGCTCTGTTGATGCTATCCATGATCGTCCCTGTATTTGCTGAAGGTCAGAAAGAAGACGCCAGTTTTCCAACAAAGGAAATTACTGCAATCTGCCCCTGGTCTGCCGGTGGTGGAACAGACACAATTTTCCGTGCACTGTCTAAAGAAACTGAAGCTTTCCTTGACACAAATATTACTGTAACCAACAAAACAGGCGGTGGTGGAGCCGTAGGTCACGGTGCCGGTATCAGTGCTAAAGCAGATGGCTATACCGTAACAATGGTTACCTTTGAACTCCTGTCTCTTCCCCCTCAGGGACTGGTACCTTTCACATATGCAGATTACGACCTTCTTATGAGAGTTAACATGGACCCCGCGGCTATAACAGTTCCCGCTGATGCTCCTTACGATACAATCGAAGAGTTTATTGAATATGCGAAAGCTCACCCCGGAGAAATCAATATCGGTCATTCCGGACCTGGATCAGTATGGCAGATTGCCGGTGGTATCCTTGCAGAAGATCAGGGACTCAAAGTAAAATTCGTACCCTATGATGGAGCAGCTCCTGCAGTTACAGCACTTGTTGGTAATCATATCCAGGCAGTATCTGTAAGTCCCGCAGAAGTACAGGGTCAGGTTGAAGCCGGATCTCTGAAAATGCTTGCTGTTATGAGTGACGAAAGAATTGGCAACTTCCCCAATGTACCTACCCTTAAAGAGAAAGGAATCGATGTTTCCTTCGGTACATGGAGAGGTCTTGCTGTTCCTAAAGGAACTCCCGAAGAAGCAAAAACAGTTCTGGCTGATGCATTTAAAAAAGGAATGGACAGCCCCACTTTCCAGGAATTTGCTGCAAATGCAGGACTGGGTCTTGCGTATCTTTCAGGCGAAGACTTTGAAAATGATCTTAAAGTTTCAGCTGTCAATGTTGAAAATGTAATGAAGAGCCTGGGATTGGCTAAATAATGAACCAGGGGGAGGGTCTTCCCTCCCCTTTCTCAGGAGAACTATCTTGAAAAAAGAAAATATAATATTCGGTCTGATCGGCATAGCTCTCAGCGGCTATGTTTTTTTAGAAACATCTAAATTCCCATCAGATAATATAATGAATGTAGGACCTGCCTTCTTTCCCAGAGTACTCGCTGTGGGTCTTGGTATATTCAGCCTCATTCTGATTTTTGTTAATATATTCAGTGGCGATCAGAAACAGGAAAAGCGATTTGACATCAAGGATTCAGGTGTTCATAGAGCCGCCATCGCCCTTCTGGCAACAATCATATACGGAATCATCATGCCCTATCTGGGCTTCATCATTACAACCATTCTGTATCTTTCATTTATGATGTATCTGATGAAACTTCGGAGCTGGAAAAAGATTCCAGCTGTTTCTATCGGTGTTTCATTTGTTGTCTATACAATATTTAGAACATTTCTCCATATCACACTGCCCGTCGGTTTCTGGGCATAGGCAGGAGTATAGTTATATGCAATTTGAATTATTATTAGCGGGATTTATGAGCATCCTTCAATGGAAGTCTCTCCTTATGGTTTTTATCGGAGTTACCGGTGGAATCATGGTTGGTTCACTTCCCGGTCTGACAGCAACAATGGGTGTGGCTCTTCTTGTTCCATTTACTTTCGGACTTCCCATCGGCCAGGCTATGGGTATGCTTCTTGGAATATTCAGCGGTGCTATTTACGGCGGCTCTATTTCTGCAATACTTATCAGGACACCGGGAACTCCGGCAGCAGCGGCAACTCTGCTTGACGGTTATCCCATGGCCTGTAAAGGTGAGGCCGGCAGAGCACTGAGTATGTCTGTATTTGCCTCTTTTATAGGTGGATTCACAGGGGCTCTTATAATGACCTTTCTGTCTCCCCAGATATCAAAAGTGGCCTTGAAATTCGGTGCTCCCGAATACTTTGCTCTGGCTATTTTCGGCTTAAGCATCATCATTTCCGTATCTGGGAATTCTATAATCAAGGGTGTAATTGCCGGATTCTTCGGTTTACTCATATCAACAATCGGTTTTGATCCCATCTCGGGATATCCACGTTTTACCTATGGATCCATGGATCTTTTTGAAGGCCCCGCCTTTATTCCTACTCTGATTGGACTTTTTGCTTTTTCTGAGGTGTTCAAGGGTGTTGAAACAATATCCAAGACTCCAAAAGTTGTTAATAAAATCAATAGAATACTTCCAGAATGGAAAGATATCAAAGCCTCGTGGAAGGACATTCTCAAGTCCAGTATCATGGGAACATTTATCGGTTCCATTCCGGGAGCTGGCAGTGATATCGCCGCTTTTGTGGGATATAGTGAAGCTAAAAGAACATCCAAGCATCCTGAAAAATTCGGAACCGGTGCTATTGAAGGTGTTGCTGCTGCTGAATCAGCCAACAATGCCTGTACCGGCGGTGCCATGATCCCCATGTTGTCTCTGGGAGTACCGGGAGATGCCGTAACAGCTGTTCTTCTGGGTGCCTTTGTCATACAGGGACTTCAGCCCGGACCTCTGCTTTACAGAGACCATATGGATGTAGTGTACAGTGTATTTGCGGCAATGATGATTGCCAATGTCGCCATGTTTATCATGGGATCATTTGGAGCAAAACTTTTTGCTAAAGTCATTACTGTTGACCGAAATATCCTGCTTCCCGTGATCTTTGTACTTTCTGTTGTGGGATCATATTCCATGCGGAACAGTATGTTTGATGTCTGGGTAGCCCTTTTCTTTGGTATTGTAGGTTACTTTCTACAGAGGTATGATTTTCCGGTCTCACCCATACTGCTTGCCTTGATTCTCGGCCCCATGGCTGAGAGTAATATAAGACGGGCCATGGTTATCTCCGATGGAAATCCCTTTGTTGTCTTTACAAGACCAATCAGTGCAGTATTCCTGACATTAGGAATACTGTCACTTGTGACTTCTGTTCTCAGACAGCGCAAATATGCTGCCAAAATGAAAAGTTCAGACTAAGACTGTTTACAGGCGGGTGCGGCTTTTACGGCCTCTTCCGCCGGTGGGCTTTCTATCCTGTTTAGTCGAAGACTTGTCGTTCTTACGACCTCTGCCACCTGATCGCTCAACTTTACCTTCTGCTGCAGGTTTTGATTTTTCGAAACTACTCTTCCTGGATGAAGCTCCAGATTTATTGGGGGCTCCAGATTTATTGGGGGCTCCAGCTTTCTTGGGGGCTCCAGATTTATTAGGGGCTCCAGATTTATTGGGAGCTCCAGCTTTATTACCAGAGGATTTCTTCCCTGTACTTCCGCTTTTCTTTGTCAGCACCTTATCAATATCATGTTTGGGCTCAAAGCCTTCTACCCGTTCAACAGGAATCCTGGCTTTCAGAATATTTTCGATCTTAAGAAGCTGATTCTTTTCAGAAAAAGAGACAAGTGAGATGGCAGTACCGGACTTTCCTGCCCGGCCTGTTCTTCCGATACGGTGGATGTAGTCTTCGGGAATCTGGGGAAGTTCAAAGTTGACCACATGACTCATATCATGGAGATCGATTCCACGGGCTGCAACATCGGTTGCCACAAGAGCCTGAAGTTCTCCGTTTTTAAAGTTTTTAAGGGCCCTGTTTCTGGCACCCTGACTCTTGTCACCATGAATGGCGGCAGAGGGTATTTTTGCCTTGAGCAGATCGGAGGCCACTCTGTCGGCAGTATGTTTTGTCTTTACGAAGATAAGAACCTGATACCACTGCCCTTCCTGAATTAAATGAAGCAAAAGATCAAATCTCTTCCCCTTGTCCACATAATGGAGAATCTGATTTACATCAGTGGCTACTGCATTTCGCTTTGTGACCTCTACGGCTACAGGTTTATTCAAAATCTCTTTGGCAAGTCTTTCAATATCCTGTCCGTAGGTGGCGGAGAAGAGAAGATTTTGACTCTTCTGCTTCATTGTTCCCATAATGGCCTGGATATCTTTGATAAAACCCATGTCCAGCATACGATCTGCTTCATCAAGGACAATAATCTCAACCTTACTGAGATCTACGCTTCTCTTCTCAATATGATCCATCAGCCGGCCGGGGGTGGCTATGACTATGTCTGTACCATTTTTCAGATTAGTGACCTGGGAGCTCATCTTG harbors:
- a CDS encoding tripartite tricarboxylate transporter substrate binding protein, translated to MHKRQLLKITLWILCSLPLFAAGNKEHQDFPSKSLTIIVPYSEGGGTDTIARSIGASLEKILKQEVFIENKLGGSGAVGMISGAAAIPDGYTLTMVTRELVSLPAQGLAEITRDDFQLLGLVNKDSAVLVVAGDSSYESLDQIIENARKTPGKLRFASAAKPHFYILEFENHENIMFNKIPYNGAAKAIPAVSEGHADFTLANAGELKVWLNEGKVRALAIMADERAVSLPDVPTFKELGYDITSFTWRGLAVPLDTDKETLNILQDAVREACSDPSFIQTMSKELYSLDYMNAHIFSQFIEMDNKTITAILEKMASDEKSAE
- a CDS encoding tripartite tricarboxylate transporter substrate binding protein; its protein translation is MKKNLFVLGIALLMLSMIVPVFAEGQKEDASFPTKEITAICPWSAGGGTDTIFRALSKETEAFLDTNITVTNKTGGGGAVGHGAGISAKADGYTVTMVTFELLSLPPQGLVPFTYADYDLLMRVNMDPAAITVPADAPYDTIEEFIEYAKAHPGEINIGHSGPGSVWQIAGGILAEDQGLKVKFVPYDGAAPAVTALVGNHIQAVSVSPAEVQGQVEAGSLKMLAVMSDERIGNFPNVPTLKEKGIDVSFGTWRGLAVPKGTPEEAKTVLADAFKKGMDSPTFQEFAANAGLGLAYLSGEDFENDLKVSAVNVENVMKSLGLAK
- a CDS encoding tripartite tricarboxylate transporter TctB family protein — translated: MKKENIIFGLIGIALSGYVFLETSKFPSDNIMNVGPAFFPRVLAVGLGIFSLILIFVNIFSGDQKQEKRFDIKDSGVHRAAIALLATIIYGIIMPYLGFIITTILYLSFMMYLMKLRSWKKIPAVSIGVSFVVYTIFRTFLHITLPVGFWA
- a CDS encoding tripartite tricarboxylate transporter permease encodes the protein MQFELLLAGFMSILQWKSLLMVFIGVTGGIMVGSLPGLTATMGVALLVPFTFGLPIGQAMGMLLGIFSGAIYGGSISAILIRTPGTPAAAATLLDGYPMACKGEAGRALSMSVFASFIGGFTGALIMTFLSPQISKVALKFGAPEYFALAIFGLSIIISVSGNSIIKGVIAGFFGLLISTIGFDPISGYPRFTYGSMDLFEGPAFIPTLIGLFAFSEVFKGVETISKTPKVVNKINRILPEWKDIKASWKDILKSSIMGTFIGSIPGAGSDIAAFVGYSEAKRTSKHPEKFGTGAIEGVAAAESANNACTGGAMIPMLSLGVPGDAVTAVLLGAFVIQGLQPGPLLYRDHMDVVYSVFAAMMIANVAMFIMGSFGAKLFAKVITVDRNILLPVIFVLSVVGSYSMRNSMFDVWVALFFGIVGYFLQRYDFPVSPILLALILGPMAESNIRRAMVISDGNPFVVFTRPISAVFLTLGILSLVTSVLRQRKYAAKMKSSD
- a CDS encoding DEAD/DEAH box helicase, producing the protein MKFEKLALMPEILKAVEERGYTNTTPIQTRAIPAILEGKDILGGAQTGTGKTAAFALPILNKLKKTSGESAAPRALVLTPTRELADQVAESFKSYGKNLDLVICKVYGGAKMSSQVTNLKNGTDIVIATPGRLMDHIEKRSVDLSKVEIIVLDEADRMLDMGFIKDIQAIMGTMKQKSQNLLFSATYGQDIERLAKEILNKPVAVEVTKRNAVATDVNQILHYVDKGKRFDLLLHLIQEGQWYQVLIFVKTKHTADRVASDLLKAKIPSAAIHGDKSQGARNRALKNFKNGELQALVATDVAARGIDLHDMSHVVNFELPQIPEDYIHRIGRTGRAGKSGTAISLVSFSEKNQLLKIENILKARIPVERVEGFEPKHDIDKVLTKKSGSTGKKSSGNKAGAPNKSGAPNKSGAPKKAGAPNKSGAPNKSGASSRKSSFEKSKPAAEGKVERSGGRGRKNDKSSTKQDRKPTGGRGRKSRTRL